The following are from one region of the Acidobacteriota bacterium genome:
- a CDS encoding cation diffusion facilitator family transporter: MPAAFSPTSMRNEKRGVAGNSVIAALGITALKIVVGFTTGSLGILSEAAHSGLDLVAAIITYFSVRVSDKPADADHQYGHGKVENFSAFVETGLLLLTCVWIISEAVKRLFFHSVEIEPSAWAFVVMFLSIAVDAWRSRALGRIAVKYDSQALEADALHFSTDIWSSAVVILGLGLVQLGRTYQLEWLSRADPVAALFVAGVVVTVSWRLARRTFDALIDAAPAGVRNQILERISKIDGVLEVDRARIRRAGNRYFADVSVGLSRNLTFQRSEQIADEVTAQVHQILPDADVMVHSVPRARRSENIFDRIRAVATKHNFNVHDVSVQDLNGKLHVEQHLELDEQMSMKHAHDEVTRLENEMRRDVPEITTILTHIESEPATIERGEQIVQEPRLEQHLKQIIREFPEVVDVHEFQFKKIRERLYVSCHCTLPDDMPLSDVHDVQTALEIRFKQEAPELFRVLIHPEPITDNRR; the protein is encoded by the coding sequence ATGCCGGCCGCTTTCAGCCCCACTTCCATGCGCAACGAGAAGCGCGGGGTTGCGGGAAATTCGGTTATCGCAGCCTTGGGAATCACGGCATTGAAAATCGTCGTGGGATTCACAACCGGTTCTCTGGGCATTCTTTCCGAGGCCGCTCATTCCGGACTGGATTTGGTCGCGGCGATCATTACCTATTTTTCGGTTCGCGTTTCCGACAAGCCGGCCGATGCCGATCATCAGTATGGACACGGCAAAGTAGAAAACTTCTCCGCTTTCGTCGAGACCGGGCTACTCCTCCTCACCTGCGTGTGGATCATCTCCGAAGCCGTCAAGAGACTCTTTTTTCATAGCGTAGAGATCGAACCGAGCGCCTGGGCGTTTGTGGTCATGTTCCTTTCGATTGCGGTGGATGCCTGGCGATCACGGGCGCTGGGCCGCATTGCGGTGAAGTACGACAGCCAGGCGCTGGAAGCCGACGCCCTGCACTTCTCAACCGACATCTGGTCAAGCGCGGTGGTGATCCTCGGCCTGGGGCTCGTCCAACTCGGCCGCACCTACCAACTGGAGTGGCTCAGCAGGGCAGACCCGGTCGCTGCGCTGTTTGTGGCAGGCGTGGTTGTCACTGTCAGTTGGCGACTGGCGCGAAGAACATTCGACGCACTCATCGACGCTGCTCCCGCAGGAGTCCGCAACCAGATACTGGAGAGGATCAGCAAGATCGATGGCGTACTCGAAGTTGATCGCGCGCGGATTCGTCGAGCCGGCAATCGGTACTTCGCGGATGTTTCGGTGGGTCTCTCCCGCAACCTGACCTTTCAGCGTTCCGAACAGATTGCCGACGAAGTCACGGCGCAGGTGCATCAGATTTTGCCCGATGCCGACGTCATGGTGCACTCGGTGCCACGCGCCCGCCGGTCGGAAAACATCTTTGACCGGATCCGTGCCGTGGCCACAAAACACAATTTCAACGTGCACGACGTAAGCGTCCAGGATCTCAATGGCAAGCTCCACGTAGAACAGCATCTGGAACTCGACGAACAGATGAGTATGAAGCATGCGCATGACGAGGTGACACGCCTCGAAAACGAGATGCGCCGCGACGTCCCCGAGATCACGACGATCCTCACTCACATTGAAAGTGAACCTGCGACGATTGAACGGGGTGAACAAATTGTGCAGGAACCGAGGCTTGAACAGCACTTAAAGCAAATAATCAGAGAATTCCCGGAAGTTGTGGACGTGCATGAGTTTCAGTTTAAGAAAATCCGCGAACGGCTATACGTTTCCTGCCATTGCACACTGCCGGACGACATGCCCCTGTCGGACGTCCATGACGTACAGACCGCCCTCGAAATTCGCTTCAAGCAGGAAGCGCCAGAACTGTTTCGTGTTTTGATTCATCCCGAGCCGATCACCGACAACCGAAGGTAG
- a CDS encoding OsmC family protein yields the protein MIEASANWATQDQFIGQASSHHAIVVDAGKEKTANSPVELVLIALCGCTASDVVGILRKKREPFTGLEVQAKGERTTDYPTVFTTIHLTYRVHGKVAAKAMEDAVRLSKEKYCSVSAMLEKTAKITHTIEYAE from the coding sequence ATGATCGAAGCATCGGCAAATTGGGCGACCCAAGATCAGTTCATCGGACAAGCCAGTTCTCATCATGCCATCGTGGTTGATGCTGGTAAGGAAAAGACCGCGAACAGTCCGGTCGAGCTTGTGTTGATTGCGCTCTGCGGCTGCACCGCGTCCGACGTGGTCGGCATTCTCCGGAAGAAGCGTGAACCGTTTACCGGACTCGAGGTTCAGGCGAAGGGGGAGCGCACGACGGACTATCCGACGGTGTTTACGACGATCCATCTCACCTATCGCGTTCACGGAAAGGTCGCTGCGAAGGCCATGGAAGATGCGGTGCGCCTGTCGAAGGAAAAATACTGTTCGGTGTCCGCCATGCTGGAAAAGACGGCGAAGATAACTCATACGATCGAGTATGCCGAGTGA
- a CDS encoding EamA family transporter, which produces MKPGAHQLRGYFYIGAAALFWGIAATLGRAVFTGRVPGLKLGAIDPLILSQTRTTLSFLVLLPVLLLRQGALSLRVPARDLLRFLLLGVLGVAASNYLYYLAIQRTNVATAIILQYTAPVWVLLYTVLRGGQKPSLRRSAAVALAVAGCTLAVGFVGSGQLRLDSVGVIAALLAAFSFAFYNVGGHSVLARYDRWKVLLWVIASAATFWLFVNPPWKIVAAHYGPQQWVFMLVFSLVSVFGPFSCYFAGLQYLEPTRAVVVSCLEPVFSIVIAAIALGELLRPLQTIGIVVVLVAIVLIQLPEPAGRETDLIVEPIE; this is translated from the coding sequence GTGAAACCTGGTGCCCATCAGTTGCGCGGCTACTTCTATATTGGGGCGGCCGCATTGTTTTGGGGAATCGCCGCGACGCTGGGTCGCGCGGTGTTTACCGGACGTGTGCCCGGCCTGAAACTCGGTGCGATTGATCCGCTCATTCTGTCCCAAACCCGGACCACGCTGTCGTTCCTAGTCCTGCTTCCCGTGTTGCTGTTGCGCCAAGGGGCCTTGTCACTACGCGTGCCAGCACGGGACCTTCTCCGGTTCCTATTGCTTGGCGTGCTCGGAGTTGCCGCCTCGAATTATCTCTACTACCTGGCCATTCAGCGGACGAATGTTGCCACTGCGATCATCCTGCAATACACTGCGCCGGTTTGGGTGCTGCTCTATACGGTCTTACGGGGAGGCCAGAAACCGTCACTACGACGAAGTGCGGCGGTTGCGCTGGCCGTTGCCGGCTGCACGCTGGCCGTGGGCTTCGTTGGTTCGGGACAGTTAAGGCTTGATTCCGTGGGTGTAATCGCGGCGCTGCTGGCGGCTTTTTCGTTCGCGTTCTACAACGTCGGCGGCCACAGCGTGCTCGCGCGCTATGACCGCTGGAAAGTGCTTCTTTGGGTGATCGCGTCCGCGGCGACATTCTGGCTTTTCGTCAACCCACCCTGGAAAATCGTGGCCGCTCACTATGGCCCGCAGCAGTGGGTTTTCATGCTCGTCTTTTCGCTGGTGTCGGTATTCGGGCCATTCTCCTGCTATTTCGCGGGTCTACAATATCTGGAGCCGACGCGCGCCGTGGTGGTCAGTTGCCTGGAGCCGGTATTCAGCATCGTCATCGCCGCGATCGCCCTGGGAGAGCTGTTGCGACCGCTGCAAACAATTGGAATTGTGGTGGTGCTGGTTGCGATTGTGCTGATCCAGTTGCCGGAACCGGCCGGGCGAGAGACAGACTTGATCGTCGAGCCGATCGAGTAA
- a CDS encoding DUF2569 family protein: MTALPNSVDHPTRQLRGVGGWLAFFCVSLTIFAPITQLRLAWIPLKSLLSPGLLAQATLFRLIVMFVIYSGLALFSAVCGIRLWSENPRGPTVTKAYLVISPVLVIAFYCIVSMIGIHVDLYQVILGRLGPAVCWYAYLSTSERVRQTYEPFEPPSPVASPAFPEVASPSG, from the coding sequence ATGACGGCACTGCCTAATTCCGTTGATCATCCAACCCGGCAATTGCGTGGGGTGGGCGGTTGGCTGGCTTTCTTTTGCGTGAGCCTGACAATTTTTGCTCCTATCACTCAGCTGCGCCTTGCATGGATACCACTCAAGAGCCTCTTGTCTCCTGGACTCCTTGCGCAAGCCACTCTTTTTCGACTCATTGTGATGTTTGTCATCTACTCTGGCTTGGCGCTGTTCAGCGCGGTGTGCGGCATCCGGTTGTGGAGTGAGAATCCGCGCGGTCCAACGGTTACGAAGGCCTACCTGGTGATCTCTCCCGTTCTAGTCATTGCGTTTTATTGCATCGTGTCGATGATCGGGATACACGTCGATCTATACCAGGTTATCCTCGGCCGACTCGGTCCAGCAGTGTGCTGGTATGCCTATCTGTCAACCTCTGAACGCGTGCGACAAACATACGAGCCGTTCGAGCCGCCTAGTCCAGTTGCTTCCCCCGCGTTTCCGGAAGTTGCGTCGCCATCAGGCTAG
- a CDS encoding MFS transporter, which produces MAIGPIRLLRQATPGQRRTLLAAALGWMLDSFDAMLYALVLAHVMRDFGMSKATAGLLYTLTLVASGIGGVLFGFIADRIGRKRALMLSILTYSLCSFASGLSTGVVSLAIIRFILGLGMGGEWNTGATLVAETWPDELRAKAISLVQSSWAIGFAMAALVAGIVLRYANWRAVFFVGILPALLTLWIQSRVPESEMWEKQKLLQATSQGTQTNPDDRTSSRKNGSSFFTILRPPYLKSTLTLLFLNFFGMFGWWGLFTWLPPYLSLPVEQGGRGFGVMGTTSLLVVLNLFGMFPGYASFGWVADHLGRRRSFMLYTFAAALLVPLYAMARSQAVLLVLGTVVAFFATGFFSGSGIVGSEIFPTRVRARALGFTYNGARTMSSLAPLTIGWVGQVKGLSWAFYLCAAAFFLASLMATQLPETRGKQLD; this is translated from the coding sequence ATGGCCATTGGCCCCATCCGGCTTCTCCGTCAGGCCACTCCCGGACAGCGTCGCACCCTCCTCGCCGCTGCCCTCGGATGGATGCTCGATTCCTTCGACGCCATGCTCTACGCGCTGGTACTGGCGCACGTCATGCGCGATTTCGGAATGTCGAAAGCGACCGCAGGCCTGCTCTATACGCTCACTTTGGTCGCTTCCGGAATCGGTGGCGTGCTGTTTGGATTCATCGCAGACCGCATCGGACGCAAACGCGCGTTGATGCTTAGTATTCTGACGTATTCCCTCTGCTCGTTCGCTTCCGGACTATCCACCGGCGTGGTTTCTCTGGCGATCATACGTTTCATTCTCGGTCTCGGAATGGGTGGAGAATGGAACACGGGAGCAACACTCGTTGCGGAAACATGGCCTGACGAACTTCGCGCCAAGGCGATTTCTTTGGTGCAGAGTTCGTGGGCGATTGGCTTTGCGATGGCGGCGCTGGTCGCGGGGATCGTCTTGCGATATGCAAATTGGCGCGCCGTGTTCTTTGTCGGGATCCTTCCAGCGCTGCTCACACTCTGGATTCAAAGCCGCGTGCCGGAATCAGAGATGTGGGAAAAGCAAAAGCTCCTACAAGCGACTTCCCAAGGCACGCAGACAAATCCGGACGACAGGACATCCTCTCGGAAAAATGGCTCCTCATTCTTCACCATTCTGCGCCCGCCATACTTGAAGAGCACGCTGACTCTGCTCTTTCTGAATTTCTTCGGGATGTTCGGGTGGTGGGGATTGTTTACGTGGCTGCCCCCGTACCTCTCGCTCCCGGTCGAACAAGGTGGCCGCGGCTTCGGCGTGATGGGAACCACTTCCCTGCTGGTTGTTCTGAATCTTTTCGGCATGTTTCCTGGATATGCCAGTTTCGGATGGGTTGCCGACCATCTTGGCCGCCGCCGGTCTTTCATGTTGTATACCTTTGCAGCTGCCCTATTGGTCCCCTTGTATGCGATGGCTCGCTCTCAGGCCGTTCTGCTGGTCCTGGGCACCGTCGTCGCCTTCTTTGCCACCGGATTTTTTTCCGGCTCGGGGATTGTCGGCAGCGAAATTTTTCCTACACGGGTTCGCGCCCGAGCTTTGGGTTTTACCTATAACGGAGCACGGACGATGAGTTCACTCGCTCCGCTGACCATCGGTTGGGTAGGACAGGTGAAGGGCTTGAGTTGGGCTTTCTATCTCTGTGCCGCGGCGTTTTTTCTGGCTAGCCTGATGGCGACGCAACTTCCGGAAACGCGGGGGAAGCAACTGGACTAG